A genomic stretch from Edaphobacter aggregans includes:
- a CDS encoding ATP-binding protein → MFNPFPGLRPFEADEDHLFFGREKEIDELLRRLRACRFLSIIGTSGSGKSSLVRSGLIPSLYGGFMVGASPSWRIAIMRPGEDPIRHLAEALNSQGVLGTTGELETTNGVLLEATLRRGTRGLVEAVRQARMLDQDNLLIVVDQFEELFRFRRNNQLENSRNEAVAFVKLLLEAAQQEELPIYIVITMRSDFIGDCMDFAGLPEAVNSGLYLVPRMTRDELRSAITGPVAVGGGSIAQRLVLRLLNDFGDEYDQLPILQHALMRTWDYWARRSPSTDAIDVEDYEAIGTFRQALSIHAEEAYEETGTDGAKMLAERIFKALTDTFSDHRGIRRPTSVGDLTAISESTQADVVRIVEIFRRPGRSFLMPPANVPLDDRSVIDLSHESFMRCWGRLVGWAEEEKVSADIYSRLSDAEIWFEEGRAGLWRNPELEIGQKWKLESRPTAAWAQRYNSSFAQVMGFLDRSEAEWQRLNDEKKRERQKKLRQTQWAAGILGSLLLIALFLADFAWRQTRRAENNLQLAKKAVDESLSSAGREQGREAGDLPQVEQFRKELLDKAETFYSLFAQQNSTNANLRSEEARAHSRLGDINRLMGRDKEAVQEYNESIDQFSVLVKQYPTQNEFRQALAYSHNWLGETIRDALDRKSSLNSSADADKEYSEAIRLQEELHKEQPTNVLYQQELARTYYNRGIIRYGMHADDGMRSDFRKAVELLEPLVSKTQTTVDTSENPDPAQDLARVYNNYAIVVSNTGQTTEAQGFYEKAIALAEQLVQKRPENREYKVELAQYCINEARMLEAAGESRLTEARSERALKLVEELAEPTPSLAIKMVQALQLRGQLLRPHDPDAAKALTDQAFDLLRDVDEKSAKNVTPFSALYMNIGVNYLELAQDDLAHGDKAGARTALGYLTAILSHLSPEDKQILIEPYQDLQGKLSIGPTRH, encoded by the coding sequence ATGTTCAATCCCTTTCCGGGTTTGCGTCCATTTGAGGCTGATGAAGACCACCTGTTCTTTGGGCGGGAGAAAGAGATCGACGAGTTGTTGCGGAGGCTTCGCGCCTGCCGGTTTCTGTCGATCATTGGAACGTCGGGGAGTGGTAAGTCGTCGCTGGTGCGATCGGGTCTGATTCCTTCGCTCTACGGTGGGTTCATGGTGGGTGCAAGCCCGAGTTGGCGGATCGCGATCATGCGTCCCGGTGAAGACCCTATACGGCATCTGGCAGAAGCTTTGAATTCGCAGGGGGTGCTGGGGACGACAGGCGAATTGGAGACTACGAATGGTGTGCTGCTGGAAGCTACGCTGCGGCGAGGCACGCGAGGACTTGTCGAAGCTGTTCGTCAAGCCAGGATGCTGGATCAGGACAACCTGCTGATTGTGGTGGATCAGTTTGAAGAGCTGTTTCGTTTCAGGAGAAACAATCAGCTCGAGAACTCCAGGAATGAGGCGGTAGCCTTCGTTAAGCTTCTACTTGAGGCAGCCCAACAGGAAGAGCTTCCTATCTACATCGTCATCACCATGCGCTCCGACTTCATTGGAGACTGCATGGATTTTGCAGGACTGCCGGAAGCGGTAAACAGCGGCTTGTACCTTGTGCCTCGTATGACACGTGACGAATTGCGCTCGGCGATTACGGGACCGGTGGCGGTTGGAGGCGGGAGCATCGCGCAGAGATTGGTTTTGCGCCTGCTCAACGACTTTGGCGATGAGTACGACCAGCTTCCTATCCTTCAGCATGCTCTTATGCGGACGTGGGACTATTGGGCTCGGAGGTCACCATCAACTGATGCTATCGACGTCGAAGATTACGAAGCGATCGGAACCTTCCGCCAGGCACTGTCGATACATGCTGAGGAAGCTTACGAAGAGACTGGCACTGATGGTGCAAAGATGTTAGCCGAGCGGATATTTAAAGCACTGACGGATACATTTTCGGATCATCGAGGTATTCGCAGGCCAACCTCTGTCGGAGATCTCACTGCTATCTCCGAATCGACACAGGCGGATGTAGTTCGGATCGTTGAGATCTTTCGACGACCCGGTCGTTCCTTTCTGATGCCTCCCGCTAATGTGCCTTTAGACGATCGATCGGTTATCGATCTGTCGCATGAGAGTTTTATGCGGTGTTGGGGGCGGCTTGTCGGCTGGGCCGAGGAGGAGAAGGTTTCTGCTGATATCTACAGTCGTCTCTCCGACGCGGAGATATGGTTTGAAGAGGGCAGAGCGGGGCTTTGGCGCAACCCGGAACTAGAGATCGGGCAGAAGTGGAAGCTCGAGAGTCGACCTACTGCGGCCTGGGCTCAACGTTACAATTCGTCTTTTGCTCAGGTAATGGGATTTCTTGATCGTAGCGAGGCAGAGTGGCAGCGTCTCAACGACGAGAAGAAGAGGGAACGGCAGAAGAAACTCAGACAGACTCAGTGGGCCGCTGGGATATTGGGCTCATTGCTTCTGATTGCTCTCTTTCTGGCGGACTTTGCGTGGAGGCAGACGCGTCGTGCAGAGAACAACCTACAATTGGCGAAGAAGGCAGTGGATGAAAGTTTGTCCTCTGCGGGGCGTGAGCAGGGACGCGAGGCGGGTGACCTACCGCAGGTAGAACAATTTCGAAAAGAGCTTTTGGATAAGGCTGAAACTTTCTATAGCCTATTCGCTCAGCAGAATTCAACAAATGCAAACTTGCGAAGCGAAGAGGCCCGAGCACATTCCAGACTGGGAGATATCAATCGTTTGATGGGCAGGGATAAAGAAGCTGTTCAGGAATACAACGAATCAATCGATCAGTTTTCAGTTCTAGTAAAGCAATATCCCACTCAAAATGAATTCCGTCAGGCGCTCGCGTATTCCCATAATTGGCTGGGGGAAACTATCCGTGACGCGCTGGATAGAAAATCAAGTTTGAATAGTTCAGCCGACGCCGATAAGGAGTACAGTGAAGCCATTCGTCTACAGGAAGAGTTACACAAGGAACAGCCAACGAATGTTCTTTACCAGCAGGAACTCGCGCGGACTTACTATAACCGGGGAATCATTCGTTATGGGATGCACGCTGACGACGGAATGCGATCTGATTTTCGCAAGGCAGTTGAGTTGCTGGAGCCTTTAGTTTCAAAAACTCAAACCACAGTGGATACAAGTGAAAATCCAGACCCCGCTCAGGATTTGGCGCGGGTCTACAATAACTATGCAATTGTAGTTAGCAATACGGGCCAAACCACAGAAGCTCAGGGCTTTTACGAGAAGGCGATCGCGCTTGCCGAGCAACTGGTCCAGAAGAGACCAGAGAATCGGGAGTATAAGGTGGAGCTTGCGCAGTACTGCATCAACGAAGCGAGGATGTTGGAAGCCGCAGGCGAGTCTCGCCTGACGGAAGCAAGAAGCGAGCGCGCCCTGAAACTTGTAGAGGAATTGGCGGAGCCGACGCCGTCCCTTGCTATAAAGATGGTTCAGGCTCTTCAGTTAAGGGGGCAGTTGCTTCGGCCCCATGATCCAGACGCAGCAAAGGCTTTGACGGATCAGGCCTTTGATTTGCTGAGGGACGTCGACGAAAAGAGTGCGAAGAATGTTACTCCGTTCAGTGCGCTATATATGAACATTGGAGTGAATTATCTCGAACTCGCCCAGGACGACCTCGCACATGGTGACAAAGCAGGCGCAAGAACAGCACTTGGCTATCTGACTGCAATACTGTCTCACTTATCACCTGAGGACAAACAGATACTTATCGAACCTTACCAAGACTTACAGGGAAAACTATCTATCGGGCCGACCAGACACTAG
- a CDS encoding CRTAC1 family protein, whose protein sequence is MAAVLCILAAAKNQEGFAQATTLPLNVVPGQFVDTTATSKVHFSSVASHTAKKYLLETMGSGVALFDYDNDGLLDIFFVNGAPLADPSLKGTIPMKATERDWNRLYHQKKDGTFEDVTVKAGLQGVGYGMGVAVGDYDNDGYEDLYVTAYGGNRLYHNNGNGTFTDVTEKSGTAGSGWSTSAAWVDLDNDGLLDLVVLRYLQWDFDDIWCGEHREGYRSYCHPDIFKAVAPLVYHNDGDGHFTEVSAKVGMNLPGKGLGIAIADFDRDGHIDVAIANDSMLEFLYRNKGDGTFEEVGLGAEIAVDGDGRTYAGMGIDFQDYNNDGLPDLVITNLANQKYAIYRNNGDGSFSYDTYQTGLAGITLLHSGWGIHFLDYDNDGFKDLLVAQGHDLDTIELNFPQLHYREPLLLARNTGKTFVDVSSQSGDVFRQPWVARGLAIGDIDNDGRIDAVVAVNDGPAHILHNETATGNHWLTLALVGHRSNRDAIGAEVKLTTTHGSQFVTVSTSGSYLSANDKRAHFGLGTDAVATSIDIRWPSGITQHLSNIKADQIFKVDEPAQSTSVATGMKTP, encoded by the coding sequence ATGGCTGCTGTGCTTTGTATCTTGGCTGCCGCAAAAAACCAAGAGGGTTTTGCTCAGGCTACGACGCTGCCTTTAAATGTTGTTCCGGGCCAATTCGTTGACACGACTGCGACCAGCAAAGTCCACTTTAGCAGCGTGGCTTCCCATACGGCGAAAAAATATCTTCTGGAAACCATGGGTTCAGGTGTTGCGCTTTTCGATTATGACAACGATGGTCTGCTGGATATTTTTTTTGTCAATGGCGCACCACTTGCCGATCCAAGCCTTAAAGGCACAATTCCGATGAAGGCCACCGAACGCGACTGGAATCGCCTCTATCATCAAAAGAAAGACGGCACGTTTGAAGATGTCACCGTCAAAGCCGGTTTACAGGGAGTCGGATATGGCATGGGCGTGGCTGTCGGCGACTATGACAATGATGGATATGAGGACCTATATGTCACCGCTTATGGTGGTAACCGTCTTTACCATAACAACGGCAATGGCACGTTTACTGACGTTACAGAGAAGTCAGGTACCGCTGGTAGCGGCTGGTCAACTTCAGCTGCCTGGGTAGACCTCGACAATGATGGTCTTCTCGACCTCGTCGTACTGCGCTACCTTCAGTGGGACTTCGATGATATCTGGTGTGGAGAGCACCGCGAGGGCTATCGTTCGTACTGCCATCCTGACATATTTAAAGCCGTTGCTCCTCTTGTTTACCATAATGACGGCGACGGTCATTTCACTGAAGTATCAGCCAAGGTTGGTATGAATCTTCCAGGGAAAGGCCTTGGAATTGCAATCGCCGACTTCGATCGCGACGGCCATATCGATGTTGCTATCGCCAACGACTCGATGCTTGAATTCCTTTACCGGAACAAGGGAGACGGTACCTTTGAAGAAGTGGGCTTAGGAGCCGAGATCGCAGTCGACGGTGATGGCCGCACTTACGCAGGTATGGGCATCGACTTCCAGGACTACAACAACGACGGTCTGCCCGACCTGGTGATTACTAATCTTGCAAACCAGAAATACGCTATCTATCGCAATAATGGTGACGGTAGCTTCAGCTATGACACGTACCAGACAGGACTAGCCGGTATTACTCTTCTGCACTCGGGCTGGGGTATCCATTTCCTTGACTATGACAACGATGGCTTCAAAGATCTTCTTGTTGCTCAAGGGCACGACCTCGACACGATCGAGCTTAACTTCCCGCAACTTCACTATCGCGAACCCCTACTGCTTGCGCGCAATACGGGTAAAACATTCGTCGATGTCTCCTCCCAATCTGGAGACGTTTTTCGACAGCCGTGGGTCGCGCGAGGTTTGGCTATAGGCGATATCGACAACGATGGCCGCATCGATGCCGTGGTCGCCGTCAATGACGGGCCAGCACACATCCTCCACAACGAGACCGCGACCGGAAACCACTGGCTCACACTTGCTTTAGTGGGCCACCGCAGCAACCGCGACGCAATTGGCGCTGAGGTCAAACTTACGACTACTCACGGCTCTCAGTTCGTTACGGTCTCTACCTCAGGTAGTTATCTCTCCGCCAACGACAAGCGTGCTCACTTCGGTCTCGGTACGGACGCTGTCGCAACTTCGATCGATATTCGCTGGCCGAGTGGGATTACCCAGCATCTGAGTAACATAAAAGCCGACCAGATTTTTAAGGTCGATGAGCCGGCCCAGTCCACCTCTGTTGCCACAGGCATGAAGACTCCATGA
- a CDS encoding arabinan endo-1,5-alpha-L-arabinosidase: MIHSSKTSIVLLLSLVNICTAQQPHAYHLSGDIAGTHDPSIIREGNTWYVFATGKAPDGGQLAIRCSGDLTQWKLCGHVFDAIPAWIKERSPGTRDLWAPDISYVNREYRLYYAYSLFGKNTSGIALATNKTLDPISPDYKWIDKGLVLESLATDDFNAIDPNLVLDKKDAAWLAFGSFWDGIKMRRLDDAGMLSKSDTTLYSLARRAKPTADAGSESASLPPNWQAIEAPFIVSHGGFYYLFTSWDLCCRGLKSTYKTMVGRSQSVTGPYIDATGTPLAQGGGTPLLLSNSRWLGPGGQSVLINSKGDDIIVFHAYDSITGKPYLQISTIDWKDNWPHAAVEQ, from the coding sequence ATGATTCATTCGAGCAAAACATCGATCGTGCTTTTGCTGTCCCTCGTAAACATCTGCACTGCACAACAGCCACACGCCTATCATCTCTCTGGTGACATCGCAGGCACCCATGATCCCTCCATCATCCGCGAGGGCAATACCTGGTATGTCTTTGCGACCGGTAAAGCCCCCGACGGCGGGCAGCTTGCCATACGTTGCTCCGGCGATTTGACGCAGTGGAAGTTGTGCGGCCATGTCTTCGACGCGATCCCTGCCTGGATCAAGGAGCGCAGTCCTGGTACCCGGGATCTCTGGGCCCCCGACATTTCCTACGTCAATCGCGAGTATCGGCTCTACTACGCCTATTCATTGTTCGGTAAAAACACCTCTGGAATCGCCCTCGCCACGAACAAAACTCTTGACCCCATAAGCCCCGATTACAAATGGATCGACAAAGGGCTCGTACTTGAATCGCTAGCCACCGACGACTTCAACGCAATCGACCCTAACCTCGTCCTCGACAAGAAAGATGCAGCTTGGCTCGCCTTCGGCAGTTTCTGGGACGGCATCAAAATGCGTCGCCTCGACGACGCAGGCATGCTGTCAAAGTCCGATACGACGTTGTACTCTCTCGCACGTCGTGCAAAACCGACAGCGGATGCCGGCTCCGAATCCGCCAGCCTGCCACCCAATTGGCAGGCCATCGAGGCTCCGTTCATAGTCAGCCATGGCGGCTTTTACTACCTCTTCACCTCATGGGATCTTTGCTGCCGCGGCCTCAAGAGCACATACAAAACTATGGTCGGAAGATCTCAATCTGTCACCGGCCCTTACATCGACGCAACCGGAACCCCTCTCGCGCAGGGTGGCGGGACGCCACTTCTTCTATCCAATTCGCGTTGGCTCGGTCCCGGCGGGCAGAGCGTTCTCATTAATTCGAAGGGAGATGACATCATTGTCTTTCACGCCTACGACTCCATCACCGGCAAACCTTACCTGCAGATCTCGACAATCGATTGGAAAGACAACTGGCCCCATGCGGCCGTCGAGCAGTAA
- a CDS encoding ribulokinase: MPIVAGVDFGTLSVRVTLLDSTQGRIGTASAEYPLHRRREDPDYATQSHADQMQALVRATRQVLTENNINGQDIAAIALDTTGSSVIPVDATLQPLDDYYLWCDHRAHNEARQITELAHAEDLEAIQWCGGVYSHEWGFAKLLHWLRNNPDKRDRFATALEHCDMVAATLTGVTDPAKVRRSACAMGHKWMWNPKWDGLPPQSFLSKLDPLFDGIRAKLGGEYLASDHIAGYLSSEWAEKMGLKPGIPIPVGAFDAHWDAIGAGCREGDVVNVVGTSTCIIAMAKKTELVPGVCGVVPGSVHPSYTGIEAGLSATGDIFESIARRANTKVRDLAQGLEAYRAGQTGLLRLSWDNGDRTILVNPELGGVTFGWNLLHTAQDELFAAIEGTAFHTRIILERMAEHGVPVERIINAGGIPQNNAVLNQIYANVLNKPVLVPDGTSTSLGSGIFALLAAGAFKSIEEAQQSVCLRYRTFLPQSDAVAVYDQLYPLYRNAYFALGQPDAAPASLGTLLPELRKIAATTRSQ; encoded by the coding sequence GTGCCCATCGTAGCTGGAGTAGACTTCGGAACCCTCAGCGTCAGAGTGACCCTCCTCGACAGCACCCAAGGTCGCATCGGCACTGCCTCTGCTGAATACCCCCTCCACCGTCGCCGCGAAGATCCCGACTACGCCACCCAGTCCCACGCCGATCAGATGCAGGCCCTCGTCCGTGCCACTCGTCAGGTCCTCACTGAAAACAACATCAACGGCCAGGACATCGCCGCAATAGCCCTCGACACCACGGGCTCCAGCGTCATTCCCGTGGACGCCACCCTCCAACCGCTCGACGACTACTACCTCTGGTGCGACCACCGTGCCCACAACGAAGCCCGCCAGATCACCGAACTTGCCCACGCGGAAGACCTTGAAGCCATTCAGTGGTGCGGCGGGGTCTACTCCCACGAGTGGGGCTTCGCCAAACTCCTCCACTGGCTCCGCAACAATCCCGACAAACGAGACCGCTTCGCCACCGCCCTCGAGCACTGCGACATGGTCGCCGCCACCCTAACCGGCGTGACCGACCCCGCCAAAGTTCGGCGCAGCGCCTGCGCAATGGGCCATAAGTGGATGTGGAACCCCAAGTGGGACGGCCTGCCTCCTCAGTCGTTCCTTTCAAAACTTGATCCTCTCTTCGACGGCATCCGCGCAAAGCTGGGCGGAGAATACCTCGCCAGCGATCACATTGCGGGCTATCTCTCTTCTGAGTGGGCCGAAAAGATGGGTCTCAAGCCCGGCATCCCCATCCCCGTCGGTGCCTTCGATGCTCACTGGGATGCCATCGGCGCGGGCTGCCGCGAGGGCGACGTCGTCAACGTAGTCGGCACCTCGACCTGCATCATCGCTATGGCGAAGAAGACCGAACTCGTCCCCGGAGTCTGCGGCGTCGTCCCCGGCAGCGTGCACCCAAGCTACACCGGCATCGAAGCCGGTCTCTCTGCCACCGGAGACATCTTCGAGTCCATCGCACGCCGCGCTAACACCAAGGTCCGCGACCTCGCCCAGGGTCTCGAAGCATACCGCGCCGGACAAACCGGCCTCCTTCGTCTCTCCTGGGACAACGGCGACCGCACCATCCTCGTCAACCCCGAACTAGGTGGTGTCACCTTCGGCTGGAACCTCCTCCACACCGCGCAGGACGAACTCTTCGCCGCCATCGAAGGCACAGCCTTCCATACCCGCATCATCCTCGAGCGCATGGCCGAGCACGGCGTTCCGGTCGAACGCATCATCAACGCAGGAGGCATTCCGCAGAACAACGCCGTCCTCAACCAGATCTACGCCAACGTCCTCAACAAGCCAGTTCTCGTTCCCGACGGCACGTCCACAAGCCTCGGCTCCGGCATCTTTGCGCTGCTCGCCGCAGGTGCCTTTAAATCCATCGAAGAAGCGCAGCAATCCGTCTGCCTCCGCTACCGCACCTTCCTGCCCCAATCCGACGCCGTTGCAGTCTACGACCAGCTCTACCCCCTCTACCGCAATGCATACTTCGCCCTCGGCCAGCCGGATGCAGCACCAGCGTCGCTGGGCACACTTTTACCCGAACTCCGTAAAATCGCCGCCACCACACGCTCTCAGTAG
- a CDS encoding LacI family DNA-binding transcriptional regulator, producing the protein MVEKKAKSKNHKAETPERMDIRTIARAANVSIATVSRTINRVATVNPTMAKRVWDVIGELDYFPNTQARALVSGRSKIFGLIISEITNPFFPELLQGFEDVAVENGYEILVSSTNYDTSRMYQCIRRMIERKVEGVAIMTFGIEAPLLDQLAKRNVPLVFIDVGPQSPGVSVLKVDYHHGIRQGVQHLAALNHKDIAFISGPLNLHSAQSRTAAFTYSLKECGITPSPKWIIEGDHTLDGGIAAMEKLLATNPQPTAVMCSNDMTAIGVLHKLNRAGLRVPDDISVIGFDDIHIAQVTIPPLTTVRMSGFSLARSAFAALRAHVENPEASTPQREYPIQTDLIVRESTGSPRNTRAQKSKRRRQ; encoded by the coding sequence ATGGTTGAGAAAAAAGCGAAGAGCAAGAATCATAAGGCCGAAACACCCGAACGCATGGACATTCGCACGATCGCACGAGCGGCGAACGTCTCCATAGCGACAGTCTCGCGCACCATCAACCGCGTCGCCACGGTGAACCCAACCATGGCCAAACGTGTGTGGGATGTCATCGGGGAACTTGACTACTTCCCCAACACCCAGGCCCGTGCTCTCGTCTCCGGACGCAGCAAAATATTCGGCCTCATCATCTCTGAGATCACCAATCCCTTCTTCCCCGAGCTTCTCCAGGGCTTCGAAGACGTCGCTGTAGAAAACGGCTACGAAATCCTCGTCAGTTCCACCAACTACGACACAAGCCGCATGTATCAGTGCATCCGGCGCATGATTGAGCGCAAGGTCGAAGGCGTAGCCATCATGACCTTCGGCATCGAAGCCCCTCTCCTCGATCAGCTCGCCAAGCGAAACGTCCCGCTCGTCTTCATCGACGTCGGCCCCCAAAGCCCCGGCGTCAGCGTACTCAAGGTGGACTATCACCACGGCATCCGGCAGGGCGTGCAACACCTTGCCGCTTTGAACCACAAAGACATCGCCTTCATCTCCGGCCCCCTTAATCTCCACTCGGCCCAATCCCGCACCGCAGCCTTCACCTATTCACTCAAAGAGTGCGGCATCACTCCTTCCCCGAAATGGATCATCGAAGGAGACCACACACTCGATGGCGGCATCGCAGCCATGGAGAAACTCCTTGCCACCAATCCCCAGCCAACAGCCGTCATGTGCTCTAACGACATGACAGCCATCGGCGTCCTCCACAAGCTCAACCGCGCCGGTCTCCGCGTACCCGACGACATCTCCGTCATCGGCTTCGACGACATTCATATCGCCCAGGTCACCATCCCCCCTCTTACCACCGTTCGGATGTCCGGCTTCAGCCTGGCGCGTTCTGCCTTCGCCGCCCTGCGCGCCCACGTCGAGAATCCCGAAGCATCCACGCCTCAACGCGAATACCCAATCCAGACCGACCTCATCGTCCGGGAATCGACCGGCTCCCCACGCAACACCCGCGCGCAAAAGAGCAAACGGCGTAGGCAATAG
- a CDS encoding CRTAC1 family protein, which yields MPALRRTFSSLTLAAFITGTVISTSPTLMAQATQPDKPQEGGQPPASGGVNTGGVHAPVLDQQHRPITAGGFVKTGPIVFQNIAEKAGLTTWKHTMGTPEKHFIIEANGSGVGLIDYDNDGWLDIYFVNGSTFEAEAGRAPAPKAALFHNNHDGTFTNVADKAGVTNDRWGVGVAIADYDNDGWPDIYVSNFGKNRLYHNNHDGTFTDVAEKAGVTLGNWSTGATWGDYDGDGKLDLFVPGYIHYDMANQTSADDKSTSFCEFRGEPVMCGPRGLKGEPDHLFHNNGDGTFTDVSEKAGVADKNAYYGLASAFVDINNDGKLDLLVGNDSTPNYLYINKGDGTFEDASYPSGYALNENGRETATMGIAIGDYQNNGLLDLYNTTFSDDYNPLYRNDGDANFTDISYQMGIAEPTIPFLGWGTAFFDYDNDGWKDIIISNGHVYPTVDSKPWGTSWAQRPLLFHNIEGKKFDLVPAVEGTGLAIVVRGRGLAVGDLFNDGKLDAVINVLDGHPVLLRNVSPDTHHWIELRLIGGPKSPRDAVGATVYLTAAGKRQRGDVISGGSYASTHDPRIHFGIGDATAIDNLEVHWPSGTIEKFAIAKPDQIVTLTEGKGEPTTAKKP from the coding sequence ATGCCCGCACTTCGTCGCACCTTCAGCAGCTTGACTCTCGCCGCATTCATCACAGGCACGGTCATCTCGACCTCCCCCACGCTGATGGCGCAAGCCACTCAGCCCGACAAACCCCAGGAAGGCGGTCAGCCCCCAGCCTCCGGCGGAGTCAACACCGGCGGAGTCCACGCCCCCGTCCTCGACCAGCAGCACCGTCCCATCACCGCCGGAGGCTTCGTCAAAACCGGCCCCATCGTCTTCCAGAACATCGCCGAAAAAGCAGGCCTCACCACTTGGAAGCACACCATGGGCACTCCGGAAAAGCACTTCATCATCGAAGCCAACGGCTCCGGCGTCGGCCTCATCGACTACGACAACGACGGCTGGCTCGACATTTATTTTGTCAACGGTTCCACCTTCGAAGCCGAGGCTGGCAGAGCCCCCGCTCCCAAAGCCGCTCTCTTCCATAACAATCACGACGGCACCTTCACCAACGTCGCCGATAAAGCCGGCGTCACCAACGATCGCTGGGGCGTAGGCGTAGCCATCGCCGACTACGACAACGACGGCTGGCCCGACATCTACGTTTCCAACTTCGGCAAGAACCGCCTCTACCACAACAACCACGACGGCACCTTCACCGACGTCGCTGAAAAAGCCGGCGTCACCCTTGGCAACTGGTCCACCGGCGCAACCTGGGGCGACTACGACGGCGACGGCAAACTCGATCTCTTCGTCCCCGGCTACATCCACTACGACATGGCCAACCAGACCTCAGCCGATGACAAGTCCACCTCCTTCTGCGAGTTCCGTGGTGAGCCCGTCATGTGCGGACCCCGCGGCCTCAAAGGCGAACCCGATCACCTCTTCCACAACAACGGTGACGGCACCTTCACCGACGTCAGCGAAAAAGCTGGTGTAGCCGACAAAAACGCCTATTACGGCCTCGCCTCCGCCTTCGTCGACATCAACAACGACGGCAAGCTCGACCTCCTCGTCGGCAACGACTCCACCCCCAACTACCTCTACATCAACAAAGGCGACGGCACCTTCGAGGACGCCAGCTACCCCTCCGGTTACGCCCTCAACGAGAACGGACGCGAGACCGCCACCATGGGTATCGCCATCGGCGACTACCAGAACAACGGCCTCCTCGACCTCTACAACACCACCTTCTCCGATGACTACAACCCCCTCTACCGCAACGACGGCGACGCCAACTTCACCGACATCAGCTACCAAATGGGCATCGCCGAGCCCACCATTCCCTTCCTCGGCTGGGGCACCGCCTTCTTCGACTACGACAACGACGGCTGGAAGGACATCATCATCTCCAACGGCCACGTCTACCCCACCGTCGACAGCAAACCATGGGGCACCTCCTGGGCCCAGCGCCCGCTGCTCTTCCACAACATCGAAGGTAAAAAATTTGACCTCGTTCCCGCCGTCGAAGGCACTGGCCTCGCCATTGTTGTCCGAGGCCGTGGCCTGGCCGTAGGCGACCTCTTCAACGACGGCAAGCTCGACGCCGTCATCAACGTTCTCGACGGACACCCAGTCCTTCTTCGCAACGTCTCTCCCGACACCCACCACTGGATCGAACTCAGACTCATTGGCGGCCCTAAGAGTCCCCGCGACGCCGTCGGAGCAACCGTCTACCTCACCGCAGCAGGCAAGCGTCAGCGCGGAGACGTCATCTCAGGAGGCAGCTACGCCTCTACGCATGACCCACGCATTCACTTCGGCATCGGAGACGCAACCGCGATCGACAACCTGGAAGTCCACTGGCCCAGTGGCACCATCGAAAAATTCGCCATCGCCAAGCCCGACCAGATCGTCACCCTAACCGAAGGCAAAGGCGAACCCACCACAGCCAAAAAGCCATAA